In the genome of Natronocella acetinitrilica, one region contains:
- a CDS encoding GGDEF domain-containing protein, giving the protein MEKERTQPGGLPQKVIRLIGDMRAALLTLVDAQRGHGEESDAQAKALREDLVRLDPSQPIAPRAKALVALTEGSQARRLNAGRSAEFAEIFFERLTALAEQFTRSYPSSEALAAIQARIAAHACEPHRNLLQGLEDMSALNATIQAVRDEEQRAMRAYVGEVQERLADIDAVISASCAASTSAQDAQRREDAARDGDIRAMQETVRSSESFESLRGAMGSALSTLTSRMLAFREQQVNRETHAAEESARARHELETVKAELSKKAEALYSDPLTGVPNRLAFQEHANAAYQRWRHCPVSNRTAITVIDIDFFKSVNDHFGHAEGDRVLCAVAHALRDNLREGDFLARWGGEEFVIVSERSTSVDASHMAARLRKALATLSLTSADGRAIPITASCGVAELCDGMSMDDAFERADRALYRVKESGRDGLAVHHAGTRKAVLLFSGKRTHPEYPEAEAHRA; this is encoded by the coding sequence ATGGAAAAGGAACGCACACAGCCAGGCGGCTTGCCGCAGAAGGTCATTCGCTTGATCGGCGACATGCGCGCCGCACTGCTGACGCTGGTGGACGCTCAGCGCGGCCACGGCGAGGAGAGCGATGCGCAGGCAAAGGCGCTGCGCGAGGATCTCGTGCGCCTTGACCCGAGCCAGCCCATCGCGCCACGGGCCAAGGCGCTGGTGGCGCTCACCGAGGGCAGCCAGGCGCGGCGTCTCAATGCCGGGCGCAGTGCCGAGTTTGCCGAGATCTTCTTCGAGCGGCTGACAGCACTCGCCGAGCAGTTCACCCGCAGCTATCCGAGCAGCGAGGCGCTCGCCGCCATTCAGGCGCGGATCGCCGCGCACGCCTGCGAGCCACACCGAAACCTGCTCCAGGGCCTTGAGGACATGAGTGCGCTGAACGCCACCATCCAGGCGGTGCGCGACGAGGAGCAGCGCGCGATGCGCGCCTACGTCGGCGAGGTGCAGGAGCGTCTTGCCGATATCGATGCGGTGATCAGCGCCTCGTGCGCCGCAAGCACCAGCGCACAGGACGCACAGCGCCGCGAGGATGCGGCGCGCGATGGCGATATCCGCGCCATGCAGGAGACGGTGCGAAGCTCGGAGAGCTTCGAGAGCCTGCGCGGGGCGATGGGCAGCGCACTCAGCACCCTCACCTCGCGGATGCTTGCCTTCCGAGAGCAGCAGGTGAATCGCGAGACGCATGCCGCCGAGGAGTCGGCACGGGCGAGACACGAGCTCGAGACGGTCAAGGCCGAGCTCTCGAAGAAGGCCGAGGCGCTCTACAGCGATCCGCTGACCGGCGTGCCGAACCGCCTCGCCTTCCAGGAGCACGCCAATGCGGCCTACCAGCGCTGGCGCCACTGCCCGGTGAGCAATCGCACCGCGATCACGGTCATCGATATCGACTTCTTCAAGTCCGTGAACGACCACTTCGGCCACGCCGAGGGCGACCGGGTGCTCTGCGCTGTTGCCCATGCACTGCGCGACAACCTGCGCGAGGGCGACTTCCTGGCCCGCTGGGGCGGGGAGGAGTTCGTGATCGTGAGCGAGCGGAGCACGAGCGTTGACGCAAGCCACATGGCGGCCCGCCTTCGAAAGGCGCTCGCCACCCTCTCGCTCACCAGCGCCGATGGCCGGGCAATCCCGATCACCGCCTCCTGCGGGGTGGCCGAGCTTTGTGACGGCATGAGCATGGACGATGCCTTCGAGCGCGCCGACCGTGCGCTCTACCGCGTCAAGGAGTCGGGTCGTGACGGGCTTGCCGTGCATCACGCCGGCACCCGCAAGGCGGTGCTGCTCTTTAGCGGCAAGCGCACCCACCCCGAGTACCCCGAGGCCGAGGCGCACCGGGCGTGA
- a CDS encoding metallophosphoesterase — translation MSAPPRHVARHRPNTSGRDFVVGDIHGAFTLLRQALARARFNPATDRLFSVGDLVDRGVESPAAAEWIDKPWFHAVLGNHDAQYAFMKGGPISEDISCNGVERWWLSMPEQRFEALCQALARLPFAIEVESAEGLIVLVHAGVPLDYPDWGSFAQALRDGHEGALIAALWDRESAQWAQDVTDGPERGIEPGYWLHDIAHAFHGHTPDTRNAYRPYRLSNRYYIDTGACFAHKRPGATLSLFDLTNPAEPLIALRPDTPTPRENDGSLSRALP, via the coding sequence GTGAGTGCGCCACCCCGCCATGTAGCCCGCCACCGCCCGAACACAAGCGGTCGCGACTTCGTGGTGGGCGATATCCACGGCGCTTTCACGCTCCTTCGCCAGGCGCTCGCGCGCGCCCGCTTCAACCCCGCCACCGATCGGCTCTTTAGCGTCGGCGACCTGGTGGATCGCGGCGTCGAGTCGCCGGCTGCCGCCGAGTGGATCGACAAGCCCTGGTTCCACGCCGTGCTCGGCAACCACGACGCGCAGTACGCCTTCATGAAGGGCGGGCCGATCAGCGAGGACATCTCCTGCAATGGCGTCGAGCGCTGGTGGCTTTCGATGCCGGAGCAACGCTTCGAGGCCCTTTGCCAGGCGCTCGCGCGCCTACCCTTCGCGATCGAGGTGGAGAGCGCCGAGGGGCTGATCGTGCTGGTGCACGCCGGGGTGCCGCTGGACTATCCCGACTGGGGGAGCTTCGCGCAGGCGCTTCGGGACGGGCATGAGGGGGCGCTGATCGCAGCGCTCTGGGACCGCGAGTCGGCGCAGTGGGCACAGGACGTCACCGACGGCCCGGAGCGCGGTATTGAGCCTGGCTACTGGCTGCACGACATCGCCCACGCCTTCCACGGCCACACACCGGATACGCGCAACGCCTACCGCCCCTATCGCCTGTCCAATCGCTACTATATCGACACCGGCGCCTGCTTTGCCCACAAGCGCCCCGGCGCCACGCTCTCGCTCTTCGACCTCACCAACCCCGCCGAGCCGCTGATCGCGCTGCGCCCCGACACGCCCACGCCGCGGGAGAATGACGGTAGTCTCTCCCGGGCACTGCCCTAG